From a region of the Phaseolus vulgaris cultivar G19833 chromosome 6, P. vulgaris v2.0, whole genome shotgun sequence genome:
- the LOC137833387 gene encoding uncharacterized protein codes for MRVLFDYHELWDVVESGVSALAVNATEAQRVAHRDQKKKDNKALYLIHQGMNDETFEQIEGATTASEDWTILSTNYKGDDKIKRVRLQTLRRQYELLPMETTETIDVYINKVLALTNQMKTNGETHSEQEKVKKILRSLTPRLNMLLPQLKRPMTFQK; via the coding sequence atgagagtgttgtttgattatcatgagttatgggatgtcgttgagagtggagtgtctgcattagCTGTTAATGCAACCGAAGCGCAACGAGTAGCGCATCGTGAtcagaagaagaaggacaataaggctttgtatctcatccatcaagggatgaatgatGAGACGTTTGAACAgatagaaggagcaacaactgcAAGTGAGGATTGGAccattttgtcaaccaattataaaggtgatgacaagatcaagagggtgcgtcttcaaaccctaagacgccaatatgaactGCTACCGATGGAAACCACAGAGactattgatgtctatataaataaagttcttgccttgacaaatcagatgaaaaccaatggtgaaacacattcggagCAGGAAAAGGTGAAGaagattttgagatctttaactcccagattgaacatgttgttgccacaattgaagaggccaatgacatttcaaaaatga